One window of Elusimicrobiota bacterium genomic DNA carries:
- a CDS encoding oligopeptide transporter, OPT family, protein MPEHKPYIAHDQNVDEFTLKAVLLGCLFGILFGAVTVYLALRAGLTVSASIPIAVLSIAVFKRFGKSTILENNIVQTIGSAGESIAAGVVFTAPAFLFIASGGAKEYFNLLQIMSLAAAGGVIGVLMMVPMRRALIVKEHGTLPYPEGTACADVLIAGERGGEMAKTVFSGFWAAMAYSVLNKLFALWQDTPKLLNTGPDGVYKNALLTSEITPEYLGVGYIIGPRLAGIMVSGSVLSWLALIPLLSMFVPDEKIKADLLKLSFTPDWIASHNHAEWIYRAYIRYIGAGAVAMAGMMTLLRTLPTIFASVRDSIKEMRGGVGQAEKKRTERDIPITWVAAGCLVMALIIPFLQKMPVGFPWYFLVSLLIVVFGFFFVAVSSRIVGLIGSSSNPISGMTIATLLGTCLIFVIAGWANDPSKQAAAQAAALAVGAIVCIAAANAGATSQDLKTGYLVGATPFNQQIGLLIGVLVSVAVVGFTIIAMHHSPLGPIGSEKLPAPQGTLMATIIQGVLSRDLPWGYIFVGGALSLTVQLCGVNGLAWAVGAYLPISTTFPIFIGGAMRWLTDIIRGKADESELSSGMLYATGLVAGGCIAGLLLVIAWKFFPGVTRFGEGLQAKMGDIPGTLLALGAFALLCAMLVRKALQKLEL, encoded by the coding sequence ATGCCAGAGCACAAGCCCTACATCGCCCATGACCAGAACGTCGACGAATTCACCCTGAAGGCCGTCCTGCTGGGCTGTCTCTTCGGCATCCTCTTCGGCGCCGTCACGGTCTACCTCGCCTTGCGCGCCGGGCTCACGGTCTCGGCCTCCATCCCCATCGCCGTGCTCTCCATCGCGGTGTTCAAGCGCTTCGGCAAGTCCACCATTCTAGAGAACAACATCGTGCAGACCATCGGTTCCGCGGGAGAATCCATAGCCGCGGGCGTCGTGTTCACCGCCCCCGCCTTCCTGTTCATCGCCAGCGGCGGCGCCAAGGAGTACTTCAACCTCCTGCAGATCATGTCTTTGGCCGCGGCCGGAGGCGTCATCGGCGTGCTCATGATGGTGCCCATGCGCCGGGCGCTGATCGTCAAGGAGCACGGAACCCTCCCCTATCCGGAAGGCACCGCCTGCGCCGACGTGCTCATCGCGGGAGAGCGCGGCGGAGAGATGGCCAAGACCGTGTTCAGCGGCTTCTGGGCGGCCATGGCCTACTCCGTGCTCAACAAGCTCTTCGCCCTGTGGCAGGACACGCCCAAGCTCCTCAACACCGGTCCGGACGGGGTCTACAAGAACGCGCTGCTCACCAGCGAGATCACGCCCGAGTACCTGGGCGTGGGCTACATCATCGGGCCGCGCCTGGCCGGCATCATGGTCTCGGGCAGCGTGCTCTCCTGGCTGGCCCTGATCCCGCTCTTGTCCATGTTCGTGCCGGACGAAAAGATCAAGGCGGACCTGCTCAAGCTCAGCTTCACCCCGGACTGGATCGCCTCCCACAACCACGCGGAATGGATCTACCGCGCCTACATCCGCTACATCGGCGCCGGAGCCGTGGCCATGGCCGGCATGATGACGCTCTTGCGCACCCTGCCCACCATATTCGCCTCGGTGCGCGACTCCATCAAAGAGATGCGCGGCGGCGTGGGCCAGGCCGAGAAGAAGCGCACCGAGCGCGACATCCCGATCACCTGGGTGGCCGCAGGCTGCCTGGTCATGGCCCTGATCATCCCCTTCCTGCAGAAGATGCCGGTGGGCTTCCCCTGGTATTTCCTGGTCAGCCTGCTCATCGTGGTGTTCGGCTTCTTCTTCGTAGCGGTGTCCTCGCGCATCGTGGGGCTCATCGGCTCGTCGTCGAACCCGATCTCAGGCATGACTATCGCCACGCTCTTGGGCACCTGCCTCATCTTCGTGATCGCGGGCTGGGCCAACGACCCGTCCAAGCAGGCGGCCGCGCAGGCCGCGGCCCTGGCCGTGGGCGCCATCGTCTGCATCGCCGCGGCCAACGCGGGCGCGACCTCTCAGGACCTCAAGACCGGCTATCTGGTGGGCGCCACGCCCTTCAACCAGCAGATCGGCCTGCTCATCGGCGTCCTGGTCTCCGTGGCCGTGGTCGGGTTCACCATCATCGCCATGCACCACTCACCACTGGGCCCCATCGGCTCGGAGAAGCTGCCCGCGCCGCAAGGCACGCTCATGGCCACCATCATCCAGGGCGTGCTCTCGCGCGACCTGCCCTGGGGCTACATCTTCGTGGGCGGGGCCCTGTCCTTGACCGTCCAGCTCTGCGGGGTCAACGGCCTGGCCTGGGCGGTCGGGGCGTATCTGCCCATCTCCACGACCTTCCCCATCTTCATCGGCGGCGCCATGCGCTGGCTCACGGACATCATCCGCGGCAAGGCGGACGAGAGCGAGCTCTCCAGCGGGATGCTCTACGCGACCGGGCTGGTGGCCGGAGGCTGCATCGCGGGCCTGCTCCTCGTCATCGCCTGGAAATTCTTCCCGGGGGTCACCCGCTTCGGAGAAGGCCTGCAGGCCAAGATGGGGGATATCCCAGGCACTTTGCTGGCTCTGGGAGCCTTCGCCCTCCTCTGCGCGATGCTGGTGCGCAAGGCCCTGCAGAAGCTCGAGCTCTAA